One window from the genome of Longimicrobium terrae encodes:
- a CDS encoding sce7726 family protein: protein MSIRLVDSCCVNPKYLRSLPPLFARPVLADFARTGRSGAFSNLAAAAGLDTQATVGQIYTRVYQCLIEQHRCEYVFKNQIARRLLLDRHPWREARLLTEFRIGPAKADVVVLNGTSTVYEIKTRLDNLDRLPQQLAAYKKAFDRIYVVCEAEQEERIGAAVDPRVGLIAMGVDGELTETRAAAENAPFTDPVTMLAALRRSEYLEVVATECGAVPDVPNGRLWGECVQLMQTMDPERVHGHMVRLLRARGAAASLRQRVNAAPPALTHALLTLDASDAELEQLARALEAPPS, encoded by the coding sequence GTGTCGATCCGCCTCGTTGACTCCTGTTGTGTGAACCCTAAGTACCTTCGTTCGCTCCCACCGCTCTTTGCGCGTCCAGTCCTGGCCGACTTCGCCCGGACCGGCCGCTCGGGCGCGTTCAGCAACCTCGCCGCAGCGGCTGGCCTCGACACGCAGGCCACCGTGGGTCAGATCTATACGAGGGTGTACCAGTGTCTGATTGAGCAGCACCGTTGCGAGTACGTGTTCAAGAACCAGATCGCGCGCCGGCTGCTTCTTGATCGGCACCCATGGCGTGAGGCGCGGCTGCTTACAGAGTTCCGGATCGGCCCTGCCAAGGCGGACGTCGTGGTGCTGAACGGCACATCGACGGTTTACGAGATCAAGACCCGGCTGGACAACCTCGACCGGCTGCCTCAGCAACTGGCCGCGTACAAGAAGGCATTCGACCGCATCTACGTCGTCTGTGAGGCGGAACAGGAGGAGCGTATCGGCGCCGCGGTGGACCCTCGCGTGGGTTTGATCGCGATGGGTGTTGACGGGGAACTGACCGAGACCCGTGCTGCCGCGGAAAACGCGCCGTTCACCGACCCCGTGACGATGCTCGCCGCATTGCGCAGATCCGAGTACCTCGAGGTGGTCGCGACCGAGTGCGGCGCGGTGCCGGACGTACCCAACGGCAGGTTATGGGGTGAGTGCGTCCAACTGATGCAGACCATGGACCCGGAACGCGTGCACGGGCACATGGTGCGCCTGCTACGCGCGCGGGGGGCGGCGGCCTCGCTCCGGCAAAGGGTAAACGCCGCCCCGCCCGCGCTGACACACGCGCTTCTTACACTGGACGCATCAGATGCGGAACTGGAGCAGCTCGCCCGCGCACTCGAAGCGCCTCCCAGTTGA
- a CDS encoding sce7725 family protein, whose protein sequence is MYFPVIHSARFDILALAGIGAEIRSSGTVIPVLIPVAKNEDGLRRLLRRYTRSGQPFCFVVNPICCRQLMPPDAVNRVMNDVLAENRVFHPTMMLNAATTRAEVDVFCERFPEDEMAFFHLDELRDAAALETVAARGRWHLLEPQRRAYVRRFAADTRVLIEDPFRKVKNADYPEDESFSDTYAEFSNDGFAGFGDYQIVGRDYSPGGFTPRAVALHLTYTASDGAVRARHFVSDTVTAAPEVPGRFLEVLEELVDWAGEDERDLEFSKAVAEYRALLQAESYPGLGTPKRLGIQHHIELMMSLL, encoded by the coding sequence ATGTACTTCCCTGTCATCCACTCCGCGCGGTTCGACATTCTCGCCCTTGCTGGAATCGGTGCCGAGATCCGCTCGTCCGGCACCGTGATCCCCGTCCTCATCCCGGTGGCGAAGAACGAGGACGGCCTGCGCCGGCTCCTGCGCAGGTACACCCGCAGTGGTCAGCCCTTCTGCTTCGTCGTCAACCCGATCTGCTGCCGGCAGCTGATGCCGCCGGATGCCGTGAACCGCGTCATGAACGATGTTCTCGCGGAGAACCGCGTCTTCCATCCGACCATGATGCTGAACGCGGCAACCACAAGGGCCGAGGTAGACGTGTTCTGCGAGCGGTTCCCGGAGGACGAAATGGCGTTCTTCCACCTCGACGAACTCCGTGATGCTGCCGCGCTGGAGACGGTTGCTGCTCGTGGCCGGTGGCATCTGCTGGAACCTCAGAGGCGCGCGTACGTGCGCCGGTTCGCCGCCGACACGCGCGTGCTGATTGAGGATCCGTTCCGGAAGGTGAAGAATGCCGACTACCCGGAGGACGAGAGTTTCTCCGACACGTACGCGGAGTTCAGCAACGACGGCTTCGCGGGGTTCGGCGACTACCAGATCGTGGGACGGGACTACAGTCCTGGGGGCTTCACGCCCCGTGCTGTAGCGCTGCATCTCACGTACACTGCCAGCGACGGCGCCGTTCGCGCGAGACACTTCGTGTCCGACACGGTGACCGCGGCTCCCGAAGTGCCAGGACGGTTTCTTGAAGTGCTGGAGGAGTTGGTGGATTGGGCCGGCGAGGACGAGAGGGACCTTGAATTCTCCAAGGCCGTGGCGGAATACCGCGCTCTGCTTCAGGCGGAATCGTATCCGGGCCTGGGTACGCCGAAGCGGCTCGGAATCCAGCACCACATCGAACTCATGATGTCGTTGCTCTAA
- a CDS encoding ThiF family adenylyltransferase, with translation MVPACIVGGRVLTADAFYAERDQRTALGGAYAAPQLAVAVVLAPDLMETAAGQTALLWSLSMLKRMGRAFSRSIIVATSGAADTRNHAALHRSLATLGQAVNAELMGADPFGSIEWRALGDDGALAGVDLVLRIGFVDPAGTAPRLGEVRVGWNGWVFGVDWTPPASWALANHMRPAGEAAETGPAATAAVVAAAAAAVALVYRTVRDEHPSEGENLRYWCSVDTGRVCVDPADASVWMRQGSSHPGPAPWDAEAGPQVNLGELVLVSAGGIGGNAAQVLAASWITCASATVVEPDIIELSNLNRLIRVGVGAVGQPKAAPAVTALAEAGLRTRGYAARYEDLAAADLAPTSAEPRRLLVGVDQVASRLQVQADWPDLLVNAGTSGTSWTVSLHPRGSGACLGCIHGAATQTYAASRRALACGAGMPVVGEEQMTQPEASFPFASVMAAAFQVAALIRTAGAGPHVRFTADARVANSVRLPFLSTGPREREPHCLLLCSHPALAALWAEAVGGSGAAHPSAHAE, from the coding sequence ATGGTGCCGGCGTGCATCGTCGGGGGCAGGGTCCTCACAGCGGACGCGTTCTACGCGGAGCGCGACCAGCGGACCGCACTCGGTGGCGCCTATGCGGCGCCCCAGCTCGCCGTGGCGGTGGTTCTGGCGCCCGATCTGATGGAAACCGCGGCCGGGCAGACGGCGCTGCTGTGGTCACTCTCCATGCTGAAGCGGATGGGGCGTGCGTTCTCACGCTCCATTATCGTGGCCACGTCGGGCGCGGCGGACACCCGCAACCATGCTGCTCTCCACCGCTCGCTCGCCACCCTCGGACAGGCCGTCAACGCCGAACTCATGGGAGCGGACCCTTTCGGAAGCATCGAGTGGCGCGCCCTGGGGGATGATGGTGCGCTCGCCGGCGTCGACCTGGTCTTGCGGATTGGATTTGTGGACCCGGCGGGAACGGCTCCGCGGTTGGGCGAGGTTCGGGTGGGCTGGAATGGATGGGTCTTCGGGGTGGACTGGACGCCTCCGGCAAGCTGGGCGCTGGCCAACCACATGCGCCCCGCCGGAGAGGCGGCTGAAACGGGACCGGCTGCAACCGCGGCGGTCGTCGCCGCCGCCGCAGCAGCGGTCGCGCTCGTGTACCGCACGGTCCGCGACGAGCACCCGAGCGAGGGCGAAAACCTGCGCTACTGGTGCTCCGTGGATACTGGTCGGGTCTGCGTTGATCCAGCCGACGCAAGCGTGTGGATGCGGCAGGGCTCATCGCACCCTGGTCCGGCTCCCTGGGACGCGGAAGCCGGTCCCCAGGTGAATCTCGGCGAACTCGTGCTGGTGTCGGCGGGAGGGATCGGGGGAAATGCGGCGCAGGTACTCGCAGCGTCGTGGATCACGTGCGCGTCGGCGACCGTGGTCGAACCGGACATTATCGAACTCTCGAACCTAAACCGCCTGATCCGGGTGGGGGTTGGTGCCGTCGGGCAGCCGAAGGCTGCTCCGGCAGTGACTGCGCTGGCCGAAGCTGGCTTGCGCACGCGGGGTTATGCGGCGCGGTACGAGGATCTGGCGGCCGCAGATCTCGCACCCACAAGCGCCGAGCCAAGGCGCTTGCTGGTCGGTGTCGACCAGGTCGCGTCCCGCCTCCAGGTCCAAGCGGACTGGCCAGACCTGCTGGTCAACGCCGGCACGTCAGGAACCTCTTGGACGGTGAGCCTGCACCCGCGGGGATCAGGTGCATGCCTGGGATGCATCCATGGGGCAGCAACGCAGACGTACGCCGCGTCGCGACGGGCACTCGCCTGCGGTGCCGGGATGCCGGTGGTGGGCGAGGAGCAGATGACTCAGCCGGAAGCGAGTTTTCCGTTCGCGAGCGTGATGGCCGCCGCGTTTCAAGTGGCGGCGCTGATCCGGACCGCCGGGGCCGGGCCGCACGTCCGGTTCACGGCGGATGCGCGGGTGGCGAATTCGGTCCGGCTCCCGTTTCTCAGCACCGGGCCGCGTGAGCGCGAACCCCACTGCCTGCTGCTCTGCTCGCATCCGGCGCTTGCGGCCCTCTGGGCAGAGGCGGTGGGTGGATCCGGGGCTGCGCATCCTTCTGCACACGCGGAGTGA
- a CDS encoding Mov34/MPN/PAD-1 family protein → MDDGTEEPVIVRPPGRLERLVIPATVLSNTLQGLALGRDREMLAFWIGAELPGTAGATRALVSTVAFPRIRSGYSRFELAEGEMGHITRWCGKHGLWILAQVHTHPTDEDHSEADEAEPVSHRPGFLSVVIPYFARFSTVREPRWRAYEHQGGGDWRAINPEVRFEVLSDVWISGSE, encoded by the coding sequence GTGGATGACGGGACCGAGGAGCCGGTCATCGTGCGCCCGCCCGGCAGGCTGGAGCGGCTGGTGATCCCAGCGACGGTGCTCTCGAACACTTTGCAGGGCCTGGCGCTCGGACGAGACCGCGAGATGCTCGCGTTTTGGATCGGCGCTGAGCTGCCGGGGACCGCCGGCGCGACGCGGGCCCTGGTGTCGACGGTGGCGTTTCCGCGGATCCGGTCGGGTTACTCTCGGTTCGAACTGGCCGAAGGCGAGATGGGCCACATCACCCGGTGGTGCGGCAAGCACGGGCTGTGGATCCTGGCCCAGGTGCACACTCATCCGACAGACGAAGACCACTCCGAGGCCGACGAAGCCGAGCCGGTGTCGCATCGGCCCGGTTTCCTCTCGGTCGTCATCCCCTACTTCGCGCGGTTCTCCACGGTCCGCGAGCCGCGGTGGCGCGCGTACGAGCACCAGGGTGGCGGTGACTGGAGAGCAATCAACCCGGAAGTGCGATTCGAGGTGCTGAGCGATGTCTGGATCTCTGGATCTGAATAG
- a CDS encoding helix-turn-helix domain-containing protein: MQIYEYIGTAVRDQRTATRRTQQELADLAGLKRSTLAMIETGRQQISLDQLIDLARALQIDYRDLLPAPDYFMPTRNVRVTLDTMHDQAPTTAGLIARLQQNADPSHEPANKAKDSG, translated from the coding sequence ATGCAGATCTACGAGTACATTGGCACGGCCGTGCGGGATCAGCGGACTGCAACGCGCCGTACTCAGCAAGAGCTGGCTGACCTCGCAGGGCTGAAGCGGTCGACGCTGGCCATGATCGAAACGGGGCGGCAGCAGATCTCGCTGGATCAACTCATCGATCTCGCACGTGCGCTACAAATCGACTACCGCGACCTCCTGCCCGCGCCGGACTACTTTATGCCGACGCGCAACGTACGGGTCACGCTGGACACGATGCACGACCAGGCTCCCACAACGGCGGGCCTCATCGCACGCTTGCAGCAGAATGCCGATCCATCCCATGAGCCAGCGAACAAGGCAAAGGACTCGGGCTGA
- a CDS encoding ImmA/IrrE family metallo-endopeptidase gives MAEAEKVLARAGYVRPPVPIEDIIVDTGLQIQSQPLETNVSGFLIRKDSGAYVGVNSLHHRNRQRFTLAHELGHYILHHDSPTVFVDDALIHFRAETTTTPNDMYEMEANAFAGALLMPESMLRRDLAERYIDAMDEAAVRNMARRYEVSPQALTIRLMRVGLLGGVDPIGPPAQQRKRPPTEF, from the coding sequence ATGGCCGAAGCCGAAAAGGTGCTCGCCCGCGCAGGGTATGTCAGACCTCCCGTTCCCATCGAAGACATCATTGTCGACACGGGGCTGCAGATACAATCGCAGCCGCTGGAAACCAACGTCTCGGGTTTCCTTATCCGTAAGGATTCCGGGGCATACGTCGGCGTAAATTCCCTCCATCACCGCAATCGGCAGCGATTTACACTCGCGCACGAGCTTGGTCATTATATCCTCCACCACGACAGCCCTACCGTGTTCGTCGACGACGCGCTCATTCACTTCCGAGCCGAAACGACGACAACGCCGAACGATATGTACGAGATGGAGGCCAACGCCTTCGCTGGAGCTCTCCTGATGCCTGAGTCGATGCTCAGACGAGACCTCGCGGAACGGTACATAGATGCAATGGATGAAGCTGCCGTACGAAACATGGCGCGGCGTTACGAGGTCAGCCCTCAGGCCCTGACCATTCGATTGATGCGCGTCGGCTTGCTTGGCGGCGTTGATCCAATCGGACCGCCGGCGCAGCAAAGGAAACGCCCTCCTACCGAGTTCTAG
- a CDS encoding MBL fold metallo-hydrolase, producing MIPTHPRNSVRWLAGAGILTGLFMAQGCIRSPLAHPSITSFKGYTQPALANTSGSDAPALTVRFMGASSLLFTDRDGTSILMDGFVSRPGMLRVGIGRIRPNCGRIRQAHTRLGEPNLAAVFAGHAHYDHAMDAPVWAQMSGATLVGSRSVTMLGRGIGLPDSQDVIVREGIPIQFGRFELTFIESVHGLPDRYPGTVYEPFEPPAKTTAWQTGLVYSVFVRHRGRSILVQSTAGYKPGALRGRRADVVYLAIGGLGRQPLSVIDTYWTEVVRATGARRVILVHWDDFFRGLDEPLLPTIYGGDDVPRSMGRIAELAAADSVQVLIPPVWDHTDPFQDLPGLMLTDTVPRGPDTPTFHPPAPKPYCSR from the coding sequence ATGATCCCCACCCACCCCCGCAATTCGGTCCGCTGGCTCGCCGGGGCCGGGATTCTGACCGGGTTGTTCATGGCTCAAGGGTGCATCAGGTCGCCTCTTGCCCATCCGAGCATCACATCGTTCAAAGGTTATACGCAGCCTGCGCTTGCCAACACCTCCGGATCCGATGCTCCTGCGCTCACCGTACGCTTCATGGGTGCTAGTTCGCTGTTGTTCACTGATCGGGACGGCACTTCGATCCTGATGGACGGGTTCGTGAGTCGTCCGGGAATGCTCCGGGTCGGGATCGGAAGGATCCGGCCAAACTGTGGGCGCATCCGGCAGGCGCACACCCGGCTGGGCGAGCCGAACCTGGCCGCTGTCTTCGCCGGCCATGCGCACTACGATCATGCCATGGACGCGCCGGTCTGGGCGCAGATGAGCGGGGCGACGCTGGTCGGCTCGCGCTCCGTCACGATGCTCGGTCGCGGCATCGGTCTCCCGGACAGTCAGGATGTGATTGTACGAGAGGGAATTCCGATCCAGTTCGGCAGGTTCGAACTGACCTTCATCGAGTCCGTACACGGACTGCCGGACCGCTATCCTGGGACAGTGTACGAGCCGTTCGAACCACCGGCGAAAACAACCGCGTGGCAGACCGGGCTTGTATACTCGGTGTTCGTCCGCCACCGCGGACGGTCGATTCTGGTGCAGAGTACGGCCGGCTACAAACCGGGCGCCCTGCGCGGGCGCCGCGCCGACGTGGTTTACCTCGCAATCGGCGGTCTGGGCCGCCAGCCACTCTCCGTCATCGACACCTACTGGACAGAGGTCGTGCGCGCGACCGGCGCCCGGCGCGTGATCCTCGTGCACTGGGACGATTTCTTCCGCGGCCTTGATGAGCCCTTGCTGCCGACGATCTACGGTGGAGACGACGTCCCGCGCAGCATGGGGCGAATCGCCGAATTGGCGGCCGCGGACAGCGTCCAGGTCCTGATTCCGCCTGTATGGGACCATACTGATCCGTTTCAGGATCTGCCGGGTCTCATGCTGACGGACACGGTCCCTCGGGGTCCTGATACTCCAACTTTTCATCCACCTGCACCAAAGCCTTACTGCTCGCGATAG
- a CDS encoding efflux RND transporter permease subunit has protein sequence MIDKLIGWAVRNRGAVPFGILALIGAGVWAMRTLRVDAFPDLTDVQVQILVEAPGLSPVEVERLATAPIEVAMGGLPRVTQVRSVSKYAFAAVTIVFEEDVDLYFARTLVAERLQGVRESLPADAEAEMGPMSAANSEIYFYTLEGNDQDLMALRTLHDRVVKPQLRTVPGVAEVNSFGGYVRQVQVVIRPEALASYRLTLHDVVAAIEANNAVAAGGYLEHRDEQYILRGLGQASGPEDLARTVIRSSEAGVPVLVGDVAEVGYGSELRQGAVSRDGRGEVVSGMVLMLRGENGRDVVSRVRQRVEAVNRSLPDGVRVRPYYDQTDLVDGTLHTVRRNLLEGGFLVIAVLLLFLGNVRAALIVALTIPFSLLFAFVGMRWLGLSANLMSLGAIDFGMIVDGAVVMAEHYVKTLHGDEERGEFPRGPALAARLAEAGREVARPIAFGVLIIMLVYVPIATLQGLEGRMFRPMAITVAIALFGSLVLALVWVPAAATLAFRHGARESRYAVRLAAWLDRRYAPLLARVMRRPGSTLASAAALFAGSLLLVPLLGTEFLPELDEGSIVVQALRDPGVSLTRSVEMQREMERTLRMSPEVSTVVSRVGRAEIGSDPMGLHQADVFVMLKPRSRWRAGLDKDALQEEMEHRLGERVPGMGFVFTQPMAMRLDELISGVRGDLAVKVFGDDPEQNRRAAERIASVIRAVPGAAEVQVEATDGQGYLNVRMDRAAMARFGIPMREMQEALETAVGGRPVSQVVDGAYALDVVVQYPAELRTSVEAIGAITVPSPGGARIALAQVADIRLESGPVQVSREQAQRLVVVSANVSGRDLGGFADDVQAAVARADLPAGVFVDFGGQFQNQRRAMARLRVVVPLSIALIALLLYVSLRSWTLAGLVLANLPFAAVGGIAALWLRGLHLSVSASIGFIALFGVAVLNGLVLLSTIQRRRREGHTAADAATAGSRERLRPVLMTATVASIGFIPVALSHGTGAEVQRPLATVVIGGLVTSTLLTLLVLPALYAWIEGRRERRAPGAEAAG, from the coding sequence ATGATCGACAAACTGATCGGCTGGGCCGTCCGCAACCGCGGCGCGGTCCCGTTCGGCATTCTCGCACTGATCGGCGCGGGCGTGTGGGCCATGCGGACGCTGCGCGTGGATGCGTTTCCCGACCTGACGGACGTGCAGGTGCAGATCCTGGTGGAAGCGCCGGGACTGTCGCCGGTGGAAGTGGAGCGGCTGGCCACGGCGCCCATCGAAGTGGCCATGGGCGGGCTGCCGCGCGTCACCCAGGTGCGCTCGGTGAGCAAGTACGCCTTTGCCGCCGTGACCATCGTCTTTGAGGAAGACGTGGACCTGTACTTCGCCCGCACGCTGGTGGCCGAGCGGCTGCAGGGGGTGCGCGAGTCGCTTCCCGCGGACGCAGAGGCGGAGATGGGGCCCATGTCCGCCGCCAACAGCGAAATCTACTTCTACACGCTGGAGGGGAACGACCAGGACCTGATGGCGCTGCGCACCCTTCACGACCGCGTGGTGAAGCCGCAGCTGCGCACGGTGCCCGGCGTGGCGGAGGTGAACTCGTTCGGGGGATACGTGCGGCAGGTGCAGGTGGTCATCCGCCCGGAGGCGCTGGCCAGCTACCGGCTGACGCTGCACGACGTGGTGGCCGCCATCGAGGCCAACAACGCCGTCGCCGCGGGCGGATACCTGGAGCACCGCGACGAGCAGTACATCCTGCGCGGGCTGGGGCAGGCGTCCGGGCCGGAGGACCTGGCGCGGACGGTCATCCGCTCCAGCGAGGCCGGAGTGCCGGTGCTGGTGGGCGACGTCGCCGAGGTGGGCTACGGCTCCGAGCTGCGTCAGGGCGCGGTGTCGCGCGACGGGCGGGGCGAGGTGGTGAGCGGAATGGTGCTCATGCTGCGCGGCGAAAACGGCCGCGACGTGGTGTCCCGCGTCCGCCAGCGGGTGGAGGCGGTCAACCGCTCGCTCCCGGACGGGGTGCGCGTCCGGCCGTACTACGACCAGACGGACCTCGTCGACGGGACGCTGCACACCGTCCGCCGCAACCTGCTGGAGGGCGGCTTTCTGGTCATCGCCGTCCTGCTGCTCTTTCTGGGCAACGTGCGCGCGGCGCTGATCGTGGCGCTCACCATCCCCTTTTCGCTGCTGTTCGCCTTTGTGGGAATGCGGTGGCTGGGCCTGTCCGCCAACCTCATGAGCCTGGGCGCCATCGACTTCGGGATGATCGTGGACGGCGCCGTGGTCATGGCCGAGCACTACGTCAAGACGCTGCACGGCGACGAGGAGCGTGGCGAGTTTCCGCGCGGTCCCGCGCTGGCGGCGCGGCTGGCGGAGGCGGGGCGAGAGGTGGCGCGGCCCATCGCGTTCGGCGTGCTCATCATCATGCTCGTCTACGTCCCCATCGCCACCCTGCAGGGACTGGAGGGGCGCATGTTCCGGCCGATGGCCATCACCGTGGCCATCGCGCTCTTCGGCTCGCTGGTGCTGGCGCTGGTGTGGGTGCCGGCCGCGGCCACCCTCGCGTTCCGGCACGGCGCGCGGGAGTCGCGCTACGCCGTGCGCCTTGCCGCCTGGCTGGACCGGCGGTACGCGCCGCTCCTCGCCCGGGTCATGCGCCGCCCCGGGTCCACGCTGGCATCCGCCGCCGCGCTCTTTGCCGGCTCGCTGCTGCTTGTGCCCCTGCTGGGGACGGAGTTTCTTCCGGAACTGGACGAGGGCTCCATCGTCGTGCAGGCGCTGCGCGATCCGGGCGTTTCACTCACGCGGTCGGTGGAGATGCAGCGGGAGATGGAGCGCACGCTGCGCATGTCGCCGGAGGTGAGCACGGTGGTGAGCCGGGTGGGGCGGGCGGAGATCGGCAGCGATCCCATGGGGCTGCACCAGGCCGACGTCTTCGTGATGCTCAAGCCGCGGTCCCGGTGGCGCGCCGGGCTGGACAAGGACGCGCTGCAGGAGGAGATGGAGCACCGGCTGGGCGAGCGTGTGCCGGGGATGGGCTTCGTCTTCACCCAGCCGATGGCGATGCGGCTGGATGAGCTGATCAGCGGCGTGCGCGGCGACCTGGCCGTCAAGGTCTTTGGCGACGACCCGGAGCAGAACCGGCGGGCGGCGGAGCGCATTGCCTCCGTCATCCGCGCCGTCCCGGGTGCCGCGGAGGTGCAGGTGGAAGCGACGGACGGGCAGGGCTACCTGAACGTGCGGATGGACCGCGCGGCGATGGCGCGCTTCGGCATTCCCATGCGGGAGATGCAGGAGGCGCTGGAGACGGCGGTGGGCGGGCGCCCGGTGTCGCAGGTGGTGGACGGGGCCTACGCGCTGGACGTGGTGGTGCAGTACCCGGCCGAACTGCGCACCTCGGTGGAGGCCATCGGCGCCATCACCGTGCCCTCGCCCGGCGGCGCCCGCATCGCGCTGGCGCAGGTGGCCGACATCCGGCTGGAGTCCGGGCCCGTGCAGGTGAGCCGCGAGCAGGCGCAGCGGCTGGTGGTGGTGTCGGCCAACGTGTCCGGGCGCGACCTGGGCGGCTTTGCGGACGACGTGCAGGCGGCGGTCGCGCGGGCGGATCTGCCCGCGGGCGTCTTCGTGGACTTCGGCGGCCAGTTCCAGAACCAGCGGCGCGCCATGGCGCGGCTGCGCGTGGTGGTGCCGCTTTCCATCGCGCTGATCGCGCTGCTGCTGTACGTGTCGCTGCGGTCGTGGACGCTGGCCGGGCTGGTGCTGGCCAACCTGCCGTTCGCGGCCGTGGGCGGGATCGCGGCGCTCTGGCTGCGAGGGCTGCACCTGTCCGTGTCCGCCTCCATCGGCTTCATCGCGCTGTTCGGCGTGGCGGTGCTGAACGGGCTGGTGCTGCTGAGCACCATCCAGCGGCGGCGGCGGGAGGGGCACACCGCCGCGGACGCCGCCACCGCGGGCTCGCGCGAGCGCCTGCGCCCGGTGCTGATGACGGCCACGGTGGCCAGCATCGGCTTCATCCCCGTCGCGCTCTCGCACGGCACGGGGGCGGAGGTGCAGCGCCCGCTCGCCACGGTGGTCATCGGCGGGCTCGTGACCTCCACGCTCCTCACGCTGCTGGTGCTGCCTGCGCTCTACGCGTGGATCGAAGGCCGGCGCGAGCGGCGGGCGCCGGGCGCGGAAGCGGCGGGCTGA
- a CDS encoding efflux RND transporter periplasmic adaptor subunit produces MTNSTHIRRALHLVILIALLALSACGGDGEPAKEQKEETPHAGEHEESGPAEQAEEGRITLSEAAYRTAGIRVEAVAAEAVAGAGSGLQVPGQVEFEPERVAMVSPRASGRIERLTVVEGDRVRAGQTVALVSSREFLIAQTDLVQAVRRARVLAGTQDAAGAEALADAARRRLRLLGVSDAAIRRVADTGEIAAVMPVPAPFGGSIVETHALAGQALEAGAPLFKIADLSSVDVAAEVPERSMPLLRIGQRAAITLAAYPALRFEGRVERLRDQLDPATRTVKAIIHVPNPQRSLRPGMFASVTLDAPAEAALRTGAATLLTIPEAALVTEGEARYVFVEVGPRAFERRAVRVEALSAPGSTVPAVGRVAVRSGLAAGERIAVSGAFTLKSEMGKAGFEHGH; encoded by the coding sequence ATGACCAATAGCACGCACATCCGCCGCGCTCTTCATCTTGTCATCCTGATCGCCCTCCTGGCGCTTTCCGCCTGCGGTGGAGACGGCGAGCCGGCGAAAGAGCAGAAAGAGGAGACGCCACACGCCGGTGAGCACGAGGAGAGCGGGCCCGCGGAGCAAGCGGAGGAAGGTCGGATCACCCTCTCTGAAGCCGCGTACCGCACAGCGGGCATCCGGGTGGAGGCGGTGGCCGCCGAAGCCGTCGCGGGCGCCGGGTCCGGGCTGCAGGTGCCGGGGCAGGTGGAGTTCGAGCCCGAGCGCGTGGCCATGGTGTCGCCCCGCGCGTCCGGCCGCATCGAGCGGCTGACAGTGGTGGAAGGCGACCGCGTGCGCGCCGGGCAGACGGTGGCGCTCGTGAGCAGCCGCGAGTTCCTGATCGCGCAGACGGACCTGGTGCAGGCCGTCCGCCGCGCCCGCGTGCTGGCCGGCACGCAGGACGCGGCCGGCGCCGAGGCGCTGGCGGACGCGGCGCGCCGGCGGCTGCGGCTGCTGGGCGTGAGCGACGCGGCCATCCGCCGCGTCGCCGATACGGGAGAGATCGCCGCCGTCATGCCGGTGCCCGCGCCCTTCGGCGGCAGCATCGTGGAAACGCACGCACTGGCCGGGCAGGCGCTGGAGGCTGGTGCGCCGCTCTTCAAGATCGCCGACCTGTCCTCGGTGGACGTCGCCGCGGAGGTGCCGGAGCGCAGCATGCCGCTGCTCCGCATCGGCCAGCGGGCCGCCATCACCCTCGCCGCGTATCCCGCGCTCCGTTTCGAGGGACGCGTGGAACGGCTGCGCGACCAGCTGGACCCGGCCACACGGACGGTCAAGGCCATCATCCACGTCCCCAATCCCCAGCGGTCGCTCCGGCCGGGGATGTTCGCCAGCGTGACGCTGGATGCCCCCGCCGAAGCCGCGCTGCGGACCGGCGCGGCGACGCTGCTCACCATCCCCGAAGCCGCGCTCGTGACGGAGGGCGAGGCGCGCTACGTGTTCGTGGAGGTGGGACCCCGCGCGTTCGAGCGCCGCGCCGTGCGGGTGGAGGCGCTGAGCGCGCCGGGATCCACCGTGCCCGCCGTCGGGCGGGTCGCCGTCCGTTCCGGGCTCGCGGCCGGCGAGCGGATCGCCGTCTCCGGCGCCTTCACCCTCAAGTCGGAGATGGGCAAGGCCGGTTTTGAGCACGGGCACTGA